The genome window GAAGTTGTGAATGGAGAGGGATGATAGCTTGTTTCGAGAATCGATGAATTATAAACCGAGCGGATAGCTGTACGATCTGTCGTGCGATTTAAAAAAGGCCTCAGTTGAACGTCTACGAAGTCAAATTGTTGGACTTCGAATTCGAAGAGAATCTCTTGTTGAGTTTTCAAGTTAAAGAGGCTCTTTCTCAATTCACGCGACGAAATAAGGTCGAATTCACCCGAGCTATTGAGCGTGTCGTACATCGAGCTCGACCTGCGGGACATCCAGTTCCATGTCAGCTTATGCACTTCCAGAGCTATTTTGTCTTCTTCCGGTCTATCTTCGGGATGACTGATCCACAAAAGCAAGTCTTCCGCAGCGGTTAAAACTTCGCCCATTCGCTTGCTCCCGCCGTTATGAAGAAACCGGTAAAACTGAAGCTCATTCGCCATGTCCTGGAGAATTCGGAGTTCCTCTTTTGCGCTAGTTTTCGAGTTCTGCCTGTAAGGCTTCCAGGAGTTGGTTAGCCTCTCTCTCTTGGATGATGACATTCCGGAGACCATTAGAGAAAATCGCTTTCATTTCTGGCAATATCTGGACCAATTCTGTTTTCCGTTGTAGGCGGTAGGCTGATTCGACGACGGATTCACCATCGTAAGTCTCGGCCCTGATCACTTCCATATGTATTTTATTTACTCGGGGATAATGATCAAGCAGCCAGTTGGCTTGTTCGTTTGTCAAAACACCACGTTGCAGATGACTGTATTGAATGGAAAGATTATCCTCCACCACCTCGCCTATTCGCACACGTTGATTCACATGGTAGTAGCTGAAAATTGCCTTTTTTAACGCGTCTTCCATCAACCTCATATTGCCCGTGGAGAGCAGGTCCTGATAGGTATCTGTGTACAAGTTCGATCGAAGCACTGTCTTCCTCCGATTAACGGCAGCCATAAACTCGACCGGACGGTGCCTAACGATCTCGGGGTCTTTGGCTACCTGCATCAGAAGCTCCAAGAAACTAACCCCTATTTCATTTAGGTTTGTTAGGATTTCGAAGCTCCCGAGGTCGCTTTGAATATTTTCAATCAGACGAGCGATGTAGCTGTCCTTGAGTTTCTCATCAGCCCGGGCCTGGTTCCATTCTCCAATCTGTAGGGCAATGAGGATACCGATTACAATCAGAGCAATCTCCCCGATGGCATAAGCAACATACGTCCTGACCTTTCCAGGGAGAAAGAACGAGCGGCGAAGTTTACGAAAGATAAATAGCATGGGGTGAAAGTTGTAAGTTTGAACGCAGAAGGCTGAATTCTGAGCCGGATTAATTGGTTACCTTGGTCAATTCGATAATCTTTATTTCCCGAACAGGATCATCGACAATATATTCAAGAATGTAACTACGAATACGAATCTTGCTCACGATGCGACCTTTTCGGTCTTCGTAGGTTGTATCTGGCTGAAGATAGGGATTGGTAGGTAAAACCGACAGAAACCGAACAATTTGCTTTCGATTTTCTCCTCGAACCTTTCGCAAGGTTTCCAGAGCATCCAAATGAAGCAAAAGCTCAAATGGTTCCATCAATCGTCGTCAAATTCGCCTTTGACTTCGTCCCACCTGGCAAACTTTTCCGACTCGTCTATTTTTCGGGTAATTTTATCCAAGTAATTTGGATCCGCAGTTTGCTCAAGATGCACTAGATAAGCAACAAGTTCCCTTCGTTCCTGTTCCGAAAGGTCTTTAGCATTTTCTTTGATTTCCGCAAATCCCATGTTGATAAAGTTATGTTCTTACCGGACTGAGATCAAGTTACAATTTCCACTCAATTTTTTAATCCTATTTATCAGGTTGCCCAGGCAGAATGAAGGAGCGTCTGATCTTGCGGAAGATGAAGAGCATTTATTAAAGGAAAGGAGTTAACCACGAATGGACACTAATGCACACGAATCGAATAAGAATCCAAGATCCTCGGTATGACATTGATGTAATCGACCAAATCGATTTTGACGAGGAAAGCAACCATGACAGTATTCAATTAATAACTCATTCGTGTACATTGTCAGGCCTTCTCATTTCATTCGTGAAGTGTTCATTGGCAGGGTGTTACTTCGTTCGGTAGTGGTTACGTATTATTTCTTGTTTAGTTCTGCCTGTAGGAGGTTGAGAACTTTCTGGGTTTCGCTGGATACGTCCGTTTCAATTGTTATCAGATCTTTCCTTCCTTTCATATAGGCTCTAATCCAATTGATGTAATAATTGTCATCATACAGTGCCTCAAAATCTACGGGTTCTAATCCCTTTGAATCTCCCGCATAAATGAACAGCGGCACGATATGATCGACCACGGGAACGTATTCCTTATTGACCTGGTCATAATCTAAAAGATTCCTCGGATAAGTAGACTCGAAGAGCCCAATGACTTCGTCTTTCAAACGGTCGTTACGAACAATGCTGAATCCGGCATTCTTAAATTGCTCATATCCGGTTTGAGAAATAAACCGTTCATCTTTTGAAACTCGTGCCTTGTGAAAATGGACGTTCAGGGTTTCGGTATAGGGCAGCTTTTCATCAAGCGTTTTCAGGACAATCTCACTCGATTTATTATAATCATGAAGAGCTTCGATATTAGCCTCAAACGTTTGGATATTGATTTCCAGATTCTTTGCCAGGCTTCTTAATATATCCAGTTCTTTCGCCCGGTCCTTTCTGCCTGCGTTCCGCTCGCCAATTTGCAGTGCGATTAGGATACCCACCACGATAAGAACGATCTCTCCGATGGCATAAGCTACATACGTCCTTACTTTTCCAGGCAGGACGTGTCCCGCGGAGCCTTCTTTTTGGCGAAGAGGAAAAAAGGAGCGGCGGAGTTTTCTGAAGATAAAGAGCATGGGGTCAGTTTGCTAAAGGCAGATGAAACTGGTTCGGGAAGGTTTACGGAAGATAATCAACTCTTTCAAATGTGTGGGGTTCAAGAGACGGGTTTCCTTCGATCACCAATGTATCAATCTGGTTTAAGGAATCATAAAGTCTTCTATTTGAATTTAGAAGAGATCTGGTATGTTTAATAAGTTCAGTCAGCAGATTTGAAAACTCTCTACTCTTTAGCAATGCTTCGCGATCGGTAGTGAAGGGACTATCGTAGAGTGCGGGGTCAACTTCCAATGCTTCTCCCGTAAGCGCCAATCGATTGATATACTTATTTAAAAATGGGCTCAACTGGTTATCCACAAAGGAGGCCTGAAGGAGTTCGTAATTCAGGAGATAACCAAAATTTGTTTTTAATCTCTTCAATTGTTTCTGGAGATCTTTCGAGGAAATAAGTCTCAATTGTCCTCCTTGTGCCAGCACGTCATAAATACTGGTGGTTTGTCCTGCACCGCTCAACCAGCGAATGGATAGGACGTCCGAAATATCCTGATCCAATTGAGCCGTGTCTGCGGTAATGGACGGATTTTTCATAGCCATCATCAATCGCTCGCTCGCAGCTTTGATTTCTTCCCCGCGTTGAATACCGGTTTCTACATAAAAAATATATTGGCTCACTTCGTCGCTAATAGCAGCGAGCAACTGTTGCTCCTCCGCCCGATCCTTCCTCACCTGATTCCTGTCGCTGATTTCGACTGCGATTAGAATACCGATTACTATTAGAGCAATCTCGCCGAGGGCATAGGCTACATACGTTCTCACCTTCCCGGGTTGAAAGAAGGAGCGGCGGAGTTTACGGAAGATGAAGAGCATTATTTGAAGGCTAAAGGAGGAAGGCTAAAGGCTGAATATTTTTATGAATGAATGATTTTGAAAATTATCAGTGTTCATCAGTAATCGGTGGTTGTGTTGATTACTGGTTTAGTTCGGTTTGGATCATGGTCTGAATTTCGCTGGCGGCCTTCACTTTCTTTTTAAACATCGAACTAATAAATACGCTCCGATTCCTTTCATGGAGCAAATGACTACGGAGATCGGCATTCAGAACGGTCTGTACCAACATGGCATACTGTTCATCGCTGAGGTCTTCTCTAACCCCCGTGTCGGTATTAGTTCGGTCCATGAGAGGAATAAGTTTATAGATAAGGCTTGGATATTTGCCGGTACGCTTTTCGACACGCTGTTCTTGCTGATCCAAATCATCGTAATAATCGATAATCGATTTACGGAGTTCCACCTTCTGAATAAGGCCAAGCCTACCACTGCCCAAAAACTCTACGTAGCTAGAATTAATCTGCTTCCTGATAGTATGGGCACCGGCGCCTGCAACATCTTCAAGAAAAGCTATGTTATCCTCTATCGGTTCTCCATCAAAGGCTGCAATCACCCGGTCAATCCTCTCAATCCACATCGGATCCCCTTGGAGCCCGTTCGACATGGTTGTTATATTGATTCCGAGTTCATCGTAGATTCTTCCAAGGATTTCCCGTTCCTCGTTTCGATCCCTACGGTCCTGATTCCAATCACCAATCTGCACAGCGATTAGGATACCGACGACGATCAGCAGGATCTCGCCAATAGCATAAGCAACATAGGTTCTGACCTTTCCGGGGAGAAAGAAGGAGCGGCGGAGTTTTCGGAAGATGAAAAGCATTTATTGGGCGATAGAAATTTGAAGATCGTAGATGGTTCCGAGGAACGACCATACTGGGATTGAAAATAACCGGACCATAGCCTTACCGACTCGCTAGCTCGGTGTCGATGAGATCGAGGATGGATTGTTGAAGGTCAGACAGTCGAGTAATGAAGTCAGAATTGTAATAATTAGAATCCAACTTGAGATAGACGGCGGATTCCAGTTCAGGCATTGCAAGGAGTGCTTGTTGATCATAAGAAAAATGACTTGGCCCAGGGTCAGGACCCCAATGAGGATCGTGGTTCTTCCAATGCCAGATCCCAGAAAAGCGCTCTTCACTTCTGATTGAAATTTCTCTCAGTCTTTGGTGGTGTGATTCAGCTTTATCAAGGAGTGCTTCCCAGGTGTTCAAGTTGCGACTCAGTTTCTCATTCTTGATGAGTACCATCTTTCCTGATGAGGTCAGAGAGTCCATTTCACTGGTCTGGGGATTGTAAAATGGAATCCGAGCCAAGCTAATCATGCCACTCACCATTACTTCTTCTGGCACAACGTCCGGTTGTGGACTGATAACCGCTAATAGATTTATTAGACCTTCAGAAATTTGCTTGTTGTATTCCCCCTGATCCTTCAACAACTCCCGATTCTCTTCAAAATCAGCTTTCAACCGAATCAGAATAGCCGTCTCTTCGGCGTAGTCTTTTCGGGCTTGGTTCCACTCGCCAATCTGCACAGCAATTAGGATACCTACTACGATCAAAAAGATCTCGCCAATCGCGTAGGCAACATACGTCCTCACTTTTCCGGGGAGGAAGAAGGAGCGGCGGAGTTTACGGAAAATGAAGAGCATTATTTAAAGGCTAAAGGAGAAAGGCTGAATCTTTTTATGGTACAGTTCAGGAATGGATGATTTTGAAAATTATCAGTGTTCATCAGTGATATCAGTGGTTGTTATTTTTTATAGAAAACATGGGCTTACTTGGCTAGTTCGGCTTCGATTTCTGCGGTTAATTGAATTCCCCTTTCTTGGCGCGATATCCAACTGGAATGAAGATCCTTTGCCCGGTTTTCTTCTCTGGTGATGTGGAGATGTAAATCCGAATCCAGAATCGACTGAGCCAGGGAAGCATATCGGCTCTCAGACAATTCCAAATCAATATCAACAGTAGCTCCCCCCGTCGATGATGGAATCAGGCCAAAGGAAACATCAGAATATTCACCTACTTTCTCACGCAAGCGATCTTCGGTGGCAGCGAACCCACTATAGTATATTATAATACTTTCCCTCAGAGCCGTATTGTGCACGAGTCCCAGTTTACCCGAGCTTTGCAACTCTTCAAACGTGACTCTTTGATGAGGCGGTTGACCCCAAGGAAATGCAGTCCCCTGTGCAATATCTAATAGAAATGCTTTATTGTCCTCGATAGGTTGACCATTCAACGCAAGGGCCACCCGCTTCAGCGCCTCTTGTTTCTTTTCTGTACCAGTCAAACGCCTTGAAAAATATCCAAAGGCGTTTGTACTTCTATCAATAATCTGGCCAGGATTTCCTGTTCCTCAATCTGGTCCAACCTACGGTCGTTCCAGTTGTTCAACTGCAAGGCCAGGAAAATACCGATCATGATCAAGAGAATCTCGCCTAGGGCGTAGGCAAGGTACCGTGACACCTTCCCTTGTTGAAGAAGGTTCTGGCGTATTTTTCTGAAGAAGCGGAGCATGGGAATGAACTTAGAGCAAAGAGTCTGGAGCAAGGAGATTTGAAAAAAAAGAGAATAGCGTAGTTATTCTTTTATGCACTCAAACAGAGATATTCTTTAATAGCATGAGAGGAGCTTGCTCCCGATTCGTCCATCCGAGACTTTCAAATTCGGGAGCAAGCTCCACTCCTACACAAAAGAATCTGTAAGCATGGTCGATAGATGTGTCAATGGTGTCACCACCCTTGCTACTAAAACAACAGCATGCTTCCAGAAAATCTTCGTGTCCTTCGTGGTGATTTATAATGTTTATTCTAGTGATTCAAGGGCGGCGAGGATGTGTTCAGTGGTTTGTTTTGACTCAATGAGTGACTCGAACTTTAACAAGTGGAAATTTAACATGGCTTCGTACATGGCGTACACCTCTTTTGGGGCTATCAATTCCCGGTATTTCTGATCTGTGAGAGCATAGGATGAGCCTAGAGCTGAGAGGAAAGAGCTAAGGGTTGAAAAGGGAGCATTAGCCAGGAGATTGGAGATGGAAGCTTGGAGATCGCCGCGTTTTTCAATTAATGTCCTAAAATCGAGACCAATTACACTACAAACAAGAGGCTGATTCTATCTATATTTTTGTTAACGGATTGATTATTATTTGTTGGTTTATTCGGCGGCGCCTTACTCGCTGAATCTGTTTATTGTGGTTTCTTCGTTCGACGATAGTTTTCCTCAAGCCGAGATGAGCCTGTTGAGGAGTCACATAATCAATGGCCGAGTGGTAATGCTCGTGATTATACCAGTCAATGTATTTGCACATATATTCTTTGGCCTGTTGGTCATCGACAAAGAAACCGGGATACTGCGGTGCTCTTTTCACGGTGCTGAAAAACGATTCCGCAAAGGGATTATCGTTGGGGGTTCGCGGGCGGGCAAACATCTGTGGCATCTGATGGTCTTCACACAAGCGTTTGATGGACTTGGCTTTCATCTGACGTCCCCGGTCGCTGAGGATTTCCGGCCGCTGTGATTCGGGCAAATCGAGGATGTTTTCATCACCCAGGGCTCCCTCGATGAGCAAGCCGCCTTCCGCGGCGGTGTGTTGCCAACTGATACGCCATTGAAGGGCTTTGCGGGAAAACTCATCCAGGAGTAGATAAAAATACAGGAAAACACCTCTGACCAGTGTCGGCAGATAACTCACGTCCCAACACCAGCGCTGATTCGGGCCGGTGATCTCCTTTCTGAACGGAGCCACGGAACGGCCGTTATGATGCCTTCCAGGCGCTCGCATTTGCATCATATCGAACCTTTTGAGGATGCGGTAAACCGATGAGAAACAAACATGGAAAAGCCCCTGCTCCCAAGCCGTCACCGCTAAAATGCGATGAGAAAGATCGGCATAGGCTTCCTGACCGGCCATATGCTTTACCTGCTCAATCTCATCCCATAAGAGCCGGTGTAAAGCTTCTGTGGGCCCGGGCTTGTGGTCGGTCAAAACCAAACCCGAGCGAGCTATTGCTTTCCAACGCATGACTCTTCGATACGAAATAAGCAGTACCGAACAGGCTTGTTGAATCGTTACTCCCTGGTCCTGGCTGGTGTCTATCAAGGTTAAAATCTGCACTTTGATTAGCTCTGAGAGGTGCTTGCCTTTTATCGTTCCCACGAACCCCCATTCGTTTTTTTTCGCAGAATGGCCAATTCCACGGAAAGATCGGCCAAAGCACGTTCCTTCTGTTCCAATTCCTCCTTGAGGTTTTGGTAAGCCTCCAAACGGATGCTTTCCTGTTTGCGCCCGGGTTTTATTTGCAGCCTTTGCAAAGCGCCTTCTTTGACCTGGTTGCGGATTCGCACCAGATCGCTGGAATAGAGGCCCTCCCGTCGTAGTATCTCGCCCACAGGCTTGTTGACATCCTGCGCTTCCAGAAAAATCTGGTATTTCTTTTCCGCAGTGAGAAAACGCCGAGCCTTGCGCGGGTTTTTAGATTCCGATTCGTTGGATGATTGATTACTTTTCATGATGCTCTTTCTTTAACCCCCTCGCTGGTTGATGGTCCAGGCTCCAGTCGCCCTACGGGCTCCTTCCACCAGGACCATCAACCAGCCTCTTCGTAGTGTAATCAATTCTTCTTTTTAGGACGCTAATTCAGAAACAAAGGGGAGATAGTAAGCTCATTCTAGGGCATCGAGGGCGGTGAGAATTTGTTCCGTGGTGTTTTTCATTTCATTAAGTGCCGCGAGCTTAAGGGCGTGAAAAACCAGCATGTTTTCGAAAATGGCATAGACTTCCTTTTGAGCTATAAAATTTCGGTATTCCTGAGTGGAAAGGTTGAAAGCCTCAGGAGGGTTAGGAAGTCTAAATTCCCCCATAATTTCCCAACTACCCAACTGCTTCCGAAGTTCTGTGCCTCCTCCAAGATTTGCCTCCTGAAAGGAAAAGTTTGTAGTTACCTGAAAGGTATCGTCACTCTGCTTAAATTGAATAAACAATTTATTTAACTCAGGACTCCCGATAAGTCCAATTGACCCCGTCGTAATTGCCGCCTCATACGCTGGCAAGGTTGGGCGAAAGCGGAAACCGCCGTAGGCTTCTCCTGCCAACGTTTTCAATTCGTTCAATGAGAGGTCACTATTATCTCCACCCGCGATTCCCAGAAAAAGTTTTGTTTTTTCAAGGCTATTGACCCCTACAGGGATGATTTCCTCCAGGCGCATGAGGTTGGTTTGAAAATCCGCCTTCAAATTCTCAATCAACTCCTGGCGGTCATGGTCCAGCTTTCTTCCCTCATTCCAGTTCTGAATCTGTAAAGCCACCAGGATACCGGCTACGATGAGCAGAAACTCCCCCAAGGCATAGCGAATATAGCGGGATGTCTTTCCCTCATTAATCAGAGTTTTACGAATGCGGCTGAAGGCGCGGAGCATGGGATGAGCTTAAAGCAAAGAGGAGAGAGCTAAGAGTTGAAATAGGAGAATTAGCTGGAAGATTCGAGATGGAAGTTTGGAGAATAGTAATAAAATGGCCGCAAACGAGTCTAGACCATCTCATGCGCTGTTTTACGAAAGATAGTGTCAGGGAATCTAGATGATAGAACCTGAAACTGAGTCCAAATAAACTAGAAGGCCAATTCTCGTGATTCAAGCAGGAAGTTAATGCAGGGCGAGAGGCGTGGGGCAAAGGAAATTGCGATGAAGGAAAACCGAGCCTCCCCCACTGCTGCAATGTCTTAACGTTTCGGCAATGGGCGGATGCGGATATTTCGCCAGCCCATTTCGTAGGTCCGGCCATCATTCATTCCGTGTATTTGCAGGGCAACGAATCCGTGTGGATGAGTTTTGTAGGCGCCTTCGTGGGTTACATCATCGATGAGCGTGCCATTGACCCAGGTTCGAAGTCGTGGACCTTCAGCGACGATGCGCAGCTTGTTCCAGGATTTATCAACGTAATGGTGATGGCCTTTGGGGTAAATATCACCAGATAGAAAACGTGTGTTCATCGCTTCTCCGTAAATAAAACCCGTGGTCGGGTTTTTCATTCCTTGAAACTGACGGATCTCCAACTGGGGTCCCCAGACGCGACCTACTAAATTACTATAACCCGTGCCGGTTGGTTCTGATTTAACGCGCGAACGAAATTGGATCCCCTGATTCGTCGTGTCGTCGACGATGACTTCCACCTCGAGTTCAAAATTATCGAACTGCTGTTTTGTGCAGAGAAATGAATTCTGACTCCAAGGATAAGTGCGCCCAACAATAGTCCCATCTTCTACAGAATAGTCATGGGAGCCATTCATATGAACCCAACCATCCAGAGTTTTGCCATCAAAGAGTTCTATCCACTCTGCATCATCGCTATCGGTGCTAACCAAATCCAGAGACTCAAAATTGTCGGGTAGCGCAAACGCCACAATCGAATCTCCTGACTTCGTCCCGTTCTTACCTCCACCACCGGCGATGATAACGACGTATTGTTTTCCGTCTATTTGATAAACGGTAGGCGTTGCATAGCCACCTGCCGGGAGTCGGGACTCCCATAAAACTTCTCCGCGATTTTTGTCGAAAGCCCGGATCTTTTCATCTGCCGTGCCGGCAACAAACACCACTCCTCCAGCTGTAGCAACAGCACCGCCATAGTTCGGTGTCCCCGTGTTGCGGATACCCTGTTTCACAAGATGCGGATACTCACCCAACGGAACCTGCCACAAGATCGACCCATTCAAGAGATCGATTGCATTCATCGTTCCCCAGGGAGGTGCTGTGAGCGGGGTTTTATCCTTGTCCGTGAAATTGTGATACCCTGCCGCGAGGTAAAGCGTCTCAACAGAATCTTCTGCAAGATCGACCAGATCTTCGTCGAGACTCATTACATAGGCAACCAGGTCTTCTATGTCGCTATCCGGGAAATATCCGAATGCAGGCATGGGTCCCCGACCATCGTGAATCACTGCTTGCAATTCCGACGCAGGCTTACCCAAATTCTTAAGAGGAGGAATAACAGGAGGCACACCGTCCCGACTGAAGCCGTGACAAGACGTGCAGTTCTTCTGGTAAATAAGGCGTCCGTTTTCAGCGGGAGACAGACTCACACCTGCCTTCGGCTGTAACACTTCCTTCAATTGATTAATACCAGCCAACGCATGTGAATTCACAAACAGCGTATTGGTAACAGGATCAAACGAGGCGCCCTGCCATTCAGTGCCACCCAAAGTCCCTGGCATGTTCAGAGTGCCCTGCTCACTCGGTGGGGTATAAAGGGGTCCGGCTTTTAATTTGTGAAACTTCTCCAGAGCCAGCGTATGCATTTCAGGAGTCAACTTGTTGAGGTTGGCCTCTGTAACCTGCAAGGGATTGAGAGGTGGCGGAAGCAGCGGTATCGGTTGAGTCGGGTGGGCTTGCTCGCCGGGAATATCCGAAGGCGGTACCGGCATTTCAACGACAGGAAAAACCGGCTCACCCGTATCACGGTCCAGGACAAAGGTTAGACCCATCTTGGTTAGTTGCACGACGACATCTTTCTTCTCACCCTTATCGGTGACCGTCGCCAATACGGGCGCGGAGGGATTGTCATAGTCCCAAAGATCGTGATGCACGGTTTGGTAGTGCCATTGCCGCTCACCGGTTTCGGCATCGAGAGCGAGCACACAATTGCCAAAGAGATTTATGCCTATACGATTTCCACCGTAAAAATCGAAGGAGGGAGATCCTGTCGCACAGAATACCCAACCTCTTTCTTCATCGAGTGAAAAGCCTCCCCAAGGATTCGCGCCGCCATAGGCCACGCCCTCTTTCCATTCCCAGGTATCGTATCCAAATTCTCCTTTCTCGGGTAAGGTGTGAAAAATCCACTTAAACTCTCCGGTCACGGTGTCAAACGCACGAATATCGCCTGGGGTCGATTCATAGCCTTCCGGAACGCGAGAGCCTACGATAAGATTATTCTTATAAACAATCCCAGGACTGGTCACCTCGATGGATGCCTTAATGTAGTCGACACGTAGATGCTTTCGAAGGTCGATGAATCCGCCTTCACCAAACGAGTTTATGGGAAGGCCTGTTTCAGCATCGAGTGCATAGACCCGGTTTTTCACAAAATGGAAAATACGTTTGTCGTTTCCCGACTCCCAGTAAACCACCCCGCGCGTACGTCCCTTGAGATCACGATTCTCTTCGTTGTATTTGGCAGACTTGAACACCCAGACCTCTTCTCCGGTGGCCGCATCCAGTGCAACCGCGTTTAGGCTGAAGGTGGAGAAATAGAGCAGCCCATCCACCATGATAGAGTTGACTTGAATGGATGACCGATCCGTTGCGTCTCCGGTGTGGTACTCCCAGGCCTTTTCGATGTGATGCACGTTGGCCGCGTGTATCTGCGCCAGATTGGAATACTGGTTAGCCTTACTATCACCCCGATAGACTCTCCATTCCGAATCTTCAAGCGCATGACTTAAGCTTCCAATAGCCAGGACGAATGAGACCAGAAGAAAAGGGATAGGATATTTCATAACTTTAAGAGATCGGAGATACGGAAGACTTTACCCTAATGTTTCAAACGCCTTCGATAGAGCAGGTTTTATCAAATTTAAAATCAATGTGTTATGGATATTAGTATTAATATTTCAATCCTCACAACAAGTTACGTTACAAAATTGCCCTATCGAAGGCTAAAATCAACATGCACGAAGAACTGCGTTCCAGTCCGCAATCCGCTTGGTTACGTAGGATACTACGCTCTCGCGCTTGCTTGCAAACTGCGCCTTGCTCTTCATCACATCTAGATTTTTTGAAACTATGAGGTTTACTATAAGCTCTACCAAGGGAT of Verrucomicrobiota bacterium contains these proteins:
- a CDS encoding DUF6090 family protein, which produces MLFIFRKLRRSFFLPGKVRTYVAYAIGEIFLIVVGILIAVQIGEWNQARKDYAEETAILIRLKADFEENRELLKDQGEYNKQISEGLINLLAVISPQPDVVPEEVMVSGMISLARIPFYNPQTSEMDSLTSSGKMVLIKNEKLSRNLNTWEALLDKAESHHQRLREISIRSEERFSGIWHWKNHDPHWGPDPGPSHFSYDQQALLAMPELESAVYLKLDSNYYNSDFITRLSDLQQSILDLIDTELASR
- a CDS encoding DDE-type integrase/transposase/recombinase; this translates as MQILTLIDTSQDQGVTIQQACSVLLISYRRVMRWKAIARSGLVLTDHKPGPTEALHRLLWDEIEQVKHMAGQEAYADLSHRILAVTAWEQGLFHVCFSSVYRILKRFDMMQMRAPGRHHNGRSVAPFRKEITGPNQRWCWDVSYLPTLVRGVFLYFYLLLDEFSRKALQWRISWQHTAAEGGLLIEGALGDENILDLPESQRPEILSDRGRQMKAKSIKRLCEDHQMPQMFARPRTPNDNPFAESFFSTVKRAPQYPGFFVDDQQAKEYMCKYIDWYNHEHYHSAIDYVTPQQAHLGLRKTIVERRNHNKQIQRVRRRRINQQIIINPLTKI
- a CDS encoding DUF6090 family protein — encoded protein: MLRAFSRIRKTLINEGKTSRYIRYALGEFLLIVAGILVALQIQNWNEGRKLDHDRQELIENLKADFQTNLMRLEEIIPVGVNSLEKTKLFLGIAGGDNSDLSLNELKTLAGEAYGGFRFRPTLPAYEAAITTGSIGLIGSPELNKLFIQFKQSDDTFQVTTNFSFQEANLGGGTELRKQLGSWEIMGEFRLPNPPEAFNLSTQEYRNFIAQKEVYAIFENMLVFHALKLAALNEMKNTTEQILTALDALE
- a CDS encoding DUF1080 domain-containing protein — translated: MKYPIPFLLVSFVLAIGSLSHALEDSEWRVYRGDSKANQYSNLAQIHAANVHHIEKAWEYHTGDATDRSSIQVNSIMVDGLLYFSTFSLNAVALDAATGEEVWVFKSAKYNEENRDLKGRTRGVVYWESGNDKRIFHFVKNRVYALDAETGLPINSFGEGGFIDLRKHLRVDYIKASIEVTSPGIVYKNNLIVGSRVPEGYESTPGDIRAFDTVTGEFKWIFHTLPEKGEFGYDTWEWKEGVAYGGANPWGGFSLDEERGWVFCATGSPSFDFYGGNRIGINLFGNCVLALDAETGERQWHYQTVHHDLWDYDNPSAPVLATVTDKGEKKDVVVQLTKMGLTFVLDRDTGEPVFPVVEMPVPPSDIPGEQAHPTQPIPLLPPPLNPLQVTEANLNKLTPEMHTLALEKFHKLKAGPLYTPPSEQGTLNMPGTLGGTEWQGASFDPVTNTLFVNSHALAGINQLKEVLQPKAGVSLSPAENGRLIYQKNCTSCHGFSRDGVPPVIPPLKNLGKPASELQAVIHDGRGPMPAFGYFPDSDIEDLVAYVMSLDEDLVDLAEDSVETLYLAAGYHNFTDKDKTPLTAPPWGTMNAIDLLNGSILWQVPLGEYPHLVKQGIRNTGTPNYGGAVATAGGVVFVAGTADEKIRAFDKNRGEVLWESRLPAGGYATPTVYQIDGKQYVVIIAGGGGKNGTKSGDSIVAFALPDNFESLDLVSTDSDDAEWIELFDGKTLDGWVHMNGSHDYSVEDGTIVGRTYPWSQNSFLCTKQQFDNFELEVEVIVDDTTNQGIQFRSRVKSEPTGTGYSNLVGRVWGPQLEIRQFQGMKNPTTGFIYGEAMNTRFLSGDIYPKGHHHYVDKSWNKLRIVAEGPRLRTWVNGTLIDDVTHEGAYKTHPHGFVALQIHGMNDGRTYEMGWRNIRIRPLPKR